CATCCGCGCGTCTCTGTGTGAGTAGGCGACTCCCCTGCTGGTTCGGCGCCCGGCTCTTGCACGGCGCTGTTGTCATGCATCTGCTCATGCACTACCTGCTCATCGACACGCGGATCAAGTGCTGCCGTGAGCGGCGAGCTGGTGGTGCTGTCCGGCATGGGAATGTGATGCAACGGTGCGTCGTCGACCTGATGCAGGTGAGTGACACGTTCCGGCCGAATACGCAGCACCAGAATCAAGGCGCAGCCACAGACGAAGGCGTACAGCATGTTGGCGCCGAGAAAGCGCATCAGCACGCCAGCCAGCAACGGCCCGATACTCGCGCCAACACCGAAGGTGACCAACAGCATGGCCGTCAGCGATACCCGTCGCTCGGCCTCGACATGGTCATTGGCCAGCGCCACTGCCAGCGGATAGAGACTGAATTGCAAGGCGCACACCGCAAAACCGCCGGCGAACAAAAGCGGCAAGCTGGCCTGCGACAGAATCGCCAGCGGCAACGCAGCCAGCGCCAACAAGGCGGCACAGCCGCGAATCAGCTGCACGCGGTCATGTCGGTCAGACAACCAGCCCAACGGCCACTGCACCACCAGACCAGCGATGATGCAGCAGCCCATAAACAGACCGATCTGCTCGGTAGACAAGCCCATACGCGCGCCATACAGCGGCGCAAGGCCGTAAAACGAGCCGATCAGCAGGCCCGACACCACAATGGTGGTCAGCGACAACGGCACACGGTCGATAAAGAAGCGCATTTCCAGCGGCGCTGGATGCAAGGGCGCAGGATGCAGTTTGCGAGTCAATGCCACCGGCACCAGACACAGGGCAAAACACAACGCCACTAGCATCAGCAGCTCAAGGCCCAGCGTCGGATGCACCACCAGCACCAACTGGCCGAGGATCAGCCCGAGGTAAGAGGCCCCCATATAGCCGGCAAACACCTGGCCGCGCTGGCT
This DNA window, taken from Pseudomonas sp. SG20056, encodes the following:
- a CDS encoding MFS transporter yields the protein MSVILKSFSSLYFATLLMLLGSGLLSTYLALRLAETADGLWVGALMAANYVGLVLGGKIGHRLIARVGHIRAYVACAGVVTAAVLGHGLSDWLPSWLLLRMLVGLGMMCQYMVIESWLNEQAETSQRGQVFAGYMGASYLGLILGQLVLVVHPTLGLELLMLVALCFALCLVPVALTRKLHPAPLHPAPLEMRFFIDRVPLSLTTIVVSGLLIGSFYGLAPLYGARMGLSTEQIGLFMGCCIIAGLVVQWPLGWLSDRHDRVQLIRGCAALLALAALPLAILSQASLPLLFAGGFAVCALQFSLYPLAVALANDHVEAERRVSLTAMLLVTFGVGASIGPLLAGVLMRFLGANMLYAFVCGCALILVLRIRPERVTHLHQVDDAPLHHIPMPDSTTSSPLTAALDPRVDEQVVHEQMHDNSAVQEPGAEPAGESPTHTETRG